Below is a genomic region from Augochlora pura isolate Apur16 chromosome 2, APUR_v2.2.1, whole genome shotgun sequence.
GAAGTTAGTTACTTtatgaattgtaaaatttgatacattttaagttaaataatttgaattatatttcacgAATCTCCATATTTACGTTCATAGATTGTACATTCTTGGGAACCGGCACCGGTTATATCAACCTTAATAGATAAAGGTCTTGAAGAAGCAGTTCTTAAAAATCCTTTAAATGGACAAGAGGAAACGGTATGGGAAATAGTGGGTTGTGGTCTACCTTTAATGGAAAATTGTCTTCCTGGACCAAAACAACccataaaacatataaaaccTGCTGTACAGAGAAGGCTGGCACAGATGCTCGACCCTCCTGACCGTCATGGAAGAGACTGGTGTTTACTCGCAGTAAGGCTGGGTTTGGGAGATCGAGTAGCACAGTTAGACAGTACAGTGGACAGTCCAACGTTAAGGTCAATACTTTCGcttaaaattagtaatatactttagaaaatagataaataataatatcagaatGTACCTGTTTCTGTTTATTTGGGTTATGTAgatgtttctatttattttatggataCAGATTTAAGGGTGattacagttttaaaaatctttagaTATCCGACATtcagattaaaatttatatagattaattCGTTGATTGAAGAAAGTATTATAGATCAAACttcttcaattaaaataaacagaaatcaatttaatctGACAAATAGTGTTCGAGATGAAAGTACgcatagaaaataatacaatagtattttCTGAAGTTTGTTGTTTCGTTTTCAGGTTACTAAACACTGCAGGTGCCGACTGTTCCGTAGGTTCTTTGATACAACAATTACGAGCCCTGGATAGGGAAGATGCTGTGCATCTTTTGCTATCTTACACGCCAACGTATATATTGTCAACGGCTATCGATTCCGAAACGGGATCTAATCTTTCCAGATGACAATGCTGCGTTTATCCATGGTGCATTAATACTTTCTAAACAACGGATTCCCGGCGGGTATACCATGCCGTGGGTTTGATAGACTTATGGCGCTCTAGGTAGTCTGGATGACTTTTTCGGCGAGGGGAAAGGAAAGGGAGCTGTTTCGTCCCGGGCCCGCTAGTGGACTCGTCCGTAAGGCTTTCTAGCGGGCTTTGCCTTAGACAGGGATAAGGGTAAGGACTTAGGTAGCTTTCGGGAAAGGAAACCATTTGTTGGCGAGTGTCGGAGGTAGTCGCCACAGACTCATTATGTCACCGCTTCCGCCCAACATAAATTTTGCATTGTTCTTTAAATCTAAGTATGTACATTAACGGTACATTGTATGTGTACTTCTTTAGAGGCACGTCAAAATGCACACGCACCAATGTGTACTTTTATATCTACTTATTAACGAGCACTTTATGTGGcacaaaattcttttatatatacatacacacatacatatgATGATAGAAGATTGCATAAGTTGCATCGACTTTGTGTACTTTCTCTTACGAGCTCTTATGATCTAAGTAtgtcataatttaattatctttgttagcgtaaaagaatatttatagctCTATGTTTTCGTTGGGTTTGAAAAAAAACTATGTACTTAAGAGAATGTCTATTTAAACACAGGTTTAATTCTTTATCGGTTTTCGCGTTTTTTCCTAATTGTGAACTATTTGTAAGCGTTTCTATTGTGATACTATATTGTATGATTAGCTAGATCGAATTtcttatatgaatttgtattaggtgaataattctaaataatgtGTATGCACATGCGTGGCCCACAAAATAATGCATTTACACACTATATAAACACGATACTATTCGTATTTGATACCAATATTGTTTTGAAGGCTTTTCTTGATACGCATATATACTATATCTTGCCAAAACCTCAGTGTCAATACGCGTTGCTTTTCAACTACTATGGTATTTAGAAAAACTGTACTATTTGCGCGGAAAGCGAAGCGGCAACAGTTCGCACAATTCTTTGCTTTTTTCGAGGTACAACTGTCGACGAAGTTCTATTTCTAAATGGTGTTTTTTactaaatcaatatttctgaAGTACTTATTATGTGCCATAAACAACGTTTGCTCATCATAACTGTTGGAGTGTTACAGATGCTTCTATAAGACCtctaaattcatttttttatgtaaGCAAGGCATTTATTAACAAGCCGAGACTCGAGAGTATGGCCAATCATTTGATTAAAACGATTCACTGTAGACTAGGCGTTTGACTATTGTACTattgttcaaattttgttGGCACAAGTATGTTAAACAAGAACGCACTGGTCATGTGCAATGCGCATGGGTACATAgtatatatcataaaatataagcAACATTTGTTGTTCATAGAATACTTTCTTTGAACATATCTATTCTGTATTAATTTGATCCACTGTATACTATCTAAATATAGCGTGATAGTTAGCTTTACATTCTTACGTTGTTCAAGTATTTAGTACAAGAATGAGAGGATCTTTATCTGTAATTAGAGATGAACACGATAGGTTTTGATCACGAATTGTCACTAGAGTAATGAATTctaattctgttattatacaatatacgtaaaatatttttgttgcatTTTTGTTCTACatatttcttgtaaaatgaccatgtaatatataatgcTATAAAACTAATGTAGACTCGACACATATGAATAACTACAGAATTGTCCTTTGAGATTTGTATTTCGAAGCTTGCGTTCTTTACGCATTGTGTTCATTTTACATTGAATACACCACCGTTTGCGATgattagttttaaatattgagtGTTTCCGTCaggaattgtattttataatgcgTGCGTACAATTGTGGAAATGTTGGCTTCTAACGATCAGTGTTGTCGATCAGTCATAGGCCAGCATTGTAAGTTCTAATGcgcttaaaatatttatgttttacaGCTTTTGCGTAGAACTATACAAAAATAGTCGAACAGTTATTCTTAAGATAAAGTTAAACAGAATCAGGATATGCGCGGGAAAAGACATTTTCCAAAGGAAAACATTGTAAGACTTATAATTGttgctatttataaaatgaaaatacaaaaattgggAAGCAAACTTCCTGATTTTGTTGTGGTcaataacatttacatttttctagtTTATATAATGACGAGAACCTTGATGTCAAACGAAGTACGTCCTTCTGAAATTAACTTGTacgtttgtttaaaatttcttaatcgtatataaactatgaaaacacacacacgcaaTTCTAATATATACACGTATATTAGAAACTACaatcaaaatcaatttgatcattttatCGGTCGTGTCGTTCACGACAATTCTAAGAAGAATTACTGTAATAGAATGTAGTCCtgtaaatttctataatatacagtagATAACATTGATGAAATGATGCTTTGGtattaaacattgtaaaatatcgaaaattcgtgtctgtttcgtttcattttactCTTAGATTATTCAGCTTACATTTAAGGGTAAAGGATGAAGGAAATgtactgtattttcttttatattatagaggGTGTTAATAAAACCTTACTTATTTGCAAGTGAAATTTTGTTACTGAGAAATAACTGATTGTACTGCTTAGAGTGTAagtgaaaaatgaacaattttaaataataattcgaaaaatataactcTAGGTATAGTACTAGGCAGACTAAACTGCGAACTATTCAGTTGATATaggtttataaaaattgattggtATACTGATTCTCAGTTCGTAAAGTCCTTTAAAGTTCGTAATCTATATAaaaggaattataatttaaaagtgCGATAGAATGGCGGAAGTTGATACAAAACATTGAAAGCAAAATGAGCATGAAACGCGACGTCTGACCAGAAGCATTCCGATTCTACTTACGATGATATTGAAACGCCCGCGTTCACGGCGCCTCCCCTTGCTCTCTGTCGATCCATGGATCGATCGGTGCACGCTCCTGCGGCGGGAAAGTTCGAACGTTCGACGGAGAAcgtgaaataacaaattcttgTCGTATCGTGAAAAAAGTGGTGGATAGATTTTTCGTTTCCCTATGGTGTTTAACGTGGGGAATCGGTTACGTGGTCGACAGGAAACGGGGAACGGAATTCCTCCGATCCGAGAATAGCATAAGGGAGGCGGAGATCGCGTTTCGTTGGTAGTCAGCGAGGAATCGACCAGTGAAGAGCCGGGATAAAATCGGGACGACAGCCAACAAGGCGACAAGCAATTATAGAATTGGATTGGATCGAGGCGTTCGAGGAGGCTCGCGACGCcggtttcgttttattttagctTAGGCTTTCGAAGGCATCCGGTTGTGCATTCTCATCGCGGATCATCACGACGATTACAGTGAGTGTTGTCCCCCTTTTAACCCGTAattgtctttttctctcctttccgCGACGCGTTTGTTACTAAATAAATGTTGCTCACTGGCGTGTAAACGAGTAACGCGGCGCTTCCACAGTGCCCACTTTGAATGAAAGACGGTGAAGTGTGGTGCTCTGGTATATTAAGTCGAAAACGATTCTGTTTCTCGTAAAACGACACGATTTCCACCTCTTTCGCAAAGCAGATCACATCTTTTGACCGTCCACTTccgctttctttttttctcgatcGTCCACTCGCAGTAAATACAGCACGATCGTGATCAGACTGGTTGAGCGTGTCGGTAGCTGCTATCTTTCCGTCTGAGCTTAGGTAAATCCACATTAGTGAGTTTTGTGTTATAATTGTGATGTTACGCAAGTGTGTCGATAACGTGCCGATAGTGAAATCGGCCCCAATCGCTGTCAAacgcgaataataaaataatagcgaCCTAGGCAATGCATTCGCGCAATTCTTCATATAGTACAGCAACGTTAGATTTCTCGTATAAGACAGTGGGCACTTTTGTACTAACATTCCAATTTgctaattaattcaaatagtCGGTTTTGGCCACTTGCTTAGGTCTATACGAAGCCCCCTCGAAGTCGGACTACGCTAATGGCTCGACAAGACATTCTGTTTCCAGTGTCGAATATTCCGcattttcaattgattttctaaattgtttaGGTCCGAAGGACGACGAACAATTTTGTGAAAAGGGAGCAGAGAATCACCGGCCGTCATCATGGAGgcgataaagaaaaagattgcGGCGTTGAAGATGGAGATGGACGCCGCGAACGAGAAGGTCGAGACGAACGAGAACAAAGCTAAACAGGAGAACCTGCGCGCTGATCAGCTGAACGACGAAGTGAAAGACCTGGAGAAGAGACTGGCCCAGCTCGAGCGTGATTATGTAGTTGCCAAGTCTAATCTAGAGCACTCCACTGCCGAATTGGAGCAATGCGAAAAATCATGGACTCGGGTGTGTAAATACAGCGCGAAACGATTCAAGTTCGTTGGGGGACaaatcttttttttgtttacaaaaatattttcactgtcGGCGAGTTTCTAACATATAGTTCGCATCGATAGGCAGAGCAAGATCGTACCACTCTGACGAAAAGAGTGCAGGAAATTGAAGCGTCACTCACGAAGAAGGAAGAATTACGCCTTACTGCGACGACGAAGCTTGGACGGGCAACAGAACTCGCTGATGACGCGTCAAGGTTCTTATCGATAGTTTTTATTCCTCGCTCTTATTAAGTATCATACGCGCCCTGTAGTCAACGGAAAAGAAACGTTCAAACAAAGTCGAGTGCAAACATTTTAAGTATGCTGTATTTCGAATAATCAATTTAAGTAACTTCAACTATTTGTAAAAGGGGAGGTTTGTGCGTCGCAAAGTATAAAGTAGATATTAgagttgaaataaatgaattcagCAAGTTATTAGAACGAAAATACAGAGTGCGTTTTCATGCCTAATTAATTAGACacgatcgattttattaatgtatctAGTACCGAAACTGTATGTTAATTCACCAGAACCTAATGTTAATACGTTTCTGATTCGTAGAATGTGCAAAGTGTTGGAAGACAGGAGTCGACTCGACGAGGAGCGCATGGAGAAGCTGATGCAGGAGTTGAAAGACGCTAGACTGATCGCCGAGGACGCGGACTCGAAGTCTGACGAGATCTCGAAGAAGCTGCAGTTCGTTGAAGAGGAGCTGGAAGGTGCCGAGGAGAGAGTGAAAACCAGCGAGGCGTTTGTATAATTTCGTTACGCTAACTCTCTGGTTGTTTCCCGAACAAATTACATATACATGTGAACGCGCCAACAGGAAAATCATAGAACGGGAGGACGAGCTGTTTATTGTGCAAAACATCGTAAAATCCTTAGAAGTATCGGAGGAGAAGGTAATTACGCTGTGCTTAACACGTTTCTATCGAAGACACAAGTTTTAATTGTAGCATGTACTGTTATTTCAAAACCTGGTGACTTAGGCCAACCAAAGAGTAGAGGACTTCAAGGTACAGCTGAAGGAGTTGAAGAAGAAGCTGAAGGCGGCTGAGAAACGCGCTATCCTCGCTGAGAGAACGGTGAAGAATTTGTTGAAGGAAGTAGACAGGAAGGAAGGTAAATCGAAACGTCTATTCGTGCCTTTGTATTCGATTGGGTACTGCATCATTGCGAAAATGATATCTTATTAACGATGATTCTTTTCCAGACGAGCTCAGAGAAGAAAAGGAGAAGTACAAGGCCGTTTGCGACGACATGGACGCCACGTTCGCGGAAATGACCGGATATTAAAACCCCGGAATGGATGgagtttcatttattttgttattctgTGCCTCTTTCGCTTGTTTGCTACATTTAACATGGCCGAAATACTTCGGGCTTCGGCTGTCTGCCTCCAGCTGCGCCACTTGATGCGTATCGCCAATGATTCAAAAAGCTTCATGATTCGTTTGCTACACGAGTTCTGCGACTAACAGGCGAATAAACGATCGCAAATATCgttagtttattaatatggAGATAAAGCAGCCTCCGTTGAACCGCTTTGCTTCGCTTTGATAATGCTTGACCGGTTGCTGCCTAACCGGGCCGACTTGCTTCAGAAACGATAGtctttcttgttttcttttcttggaTAGAATTAACGATAGACcatgtatttttctttcagaGGTTTCAAAGAGGAGATCGCGATACTTGAAAGCAAGCACGACTCTGTGCCCCCTTTTTATCATTGTATAACGAATccgaattttcaataaacggtatttaaaaagttatacctGCTTGCCTCGTCATTT
It encodes:
- the LOC144475592 gene encoding tropomyosin; amino-acid sequence: MEAIKKKIAALKMEMDAANEKVETNENKAKQENLRADQLNDEVKDLEKRLAQLERDYVVAKSNLEHSTAELEQCEKSWTRAEQDRTTLTKRVQEIEASLTKKEELRLTATTKLGRATELADDASRMCKVLEDRSRLDEERMEKLMQELKDARLIAEDADSKSDEISKKLQFVEEELEGAEERVKTSEAKIIEREDELFIVQNIVKSLEVSEEKANQRVEDFKVQLKELKKKLKAAEKRAILAERTVKNLLKEVDRKEDELREEKEKYKAVCDDMDATFAEMTGY